ACGGACGCGTAGGGCACAAAATAATACTTTATGAGCCTATCATTAACTGCTACGTATCAATAAAGGTGaaatttattttgtaatattCTTTTTTGTAATAAGATTCATTAATTTAGACCCATTTGTTTTTACGTCTTTACCTAATTCTTCTTTCCCTTAGCCATTGTTCACTCAAACACAAATCACCATTATAGCTCAAAGAGGTAAGCTTTAATGAAttattctctttaatttttGATTGTTTTGTTTGTCTTGtttgtttgatttttaattGGGCTTCTAAtttctgatttttttaattaagttaGTTATGGAAGAGGTGAAATTCGATTTGAATAACATTTATTTTGACAAGGATGATCCAAAGTTGAATAAGGAAGTACATACTTTCATGGTTTGTTTCTCCCTTTGAAAACTTCTTGGTCCAATAATAATCCAGGCAGAAATTTTTCCCTTTTAAAAAAGGTCCATGGTCGAATTTGGTAGATGAAAAAGATTTGGGGAAGAGGAAAGGTAGGCAATTGTTTATTAAATAAtacaaatttttctttttgattttttaatttatctaaaTGTCCAAATGTATTAGCTGGGCACGAATAAACCTTTAAAATATACTATTAAATAgagtgtgtgtgtgggggggggggttaaTAGGACCCACCCAAAATTTAGGATTGTTGTAATAATTTTCGTCAAAGTTCAAGTATATTTCAGACCATTTTCCCTACTTTATTCGACTTTGGAAGGCTGTTCATTTTGCAGCAATAAGCTCTATATATGTAGTTCCCTAGTGCAAGTGAATCGTTGATGCGTAAGGAGCGTTAGGCTAATAATGTGACTATTGAATATGTGTAGAGTAAATTATTAAAATGGATTAGTTTGTGGGATGCTAACTTCATTTCCTAGAGAATTGAAGTTTGATTTGGGAGAAATATAATTCTCTTGGGTGATGAGTTCAATGATTCTTCCACTGTGTTAACATGTACCCAATCGTTGTTCTCGCTCCGCAACTTAATCTTACCATGTTGATGCTTTCAAACAATATGGCCCTTCCAGTTACATGTTTTATTCACTAAATGGGAAAAgacaaatatttcttttttgaatttatCTCGAAAAGTAAGTTGTACGTTTAAACTATCATCATAACAATCGATTACATACTTTACTACTTACAAATGAATTTATTTAGCCCTTAAAATTGATGtagcaaaaaattaaaaaatatgcgcctcaaaaatattaaagtaaataaaaataaaaaaataaaatcctcCTTACACCCTCCCACCCCCacatctcttcttcttcacatccCGTCCTCCTCCACTCCTTCACACCCCACCCATTAtcgtcttcttcttcattctttatttttcatcacaATCTCAAAGCACAATTTTTTTATTCGCAATTAGGTTAATTTTATGTATGATTAATCCAAATAAAtcgaataataaaaataaaaattctttttttatttttgctaaTTTTGAAAGATTTGAAACCTAACAACTTCTCCCTATCTTACTGCTCCCTTCTCCGGTGAAATGACAATTTTTCATGCTCTTCTCCACAATCATAGTAGGTAcatctaaattttaaatttttgtttcaaaatttagatgccctgtaaaaatatttcaattttgacagtttttttaCCTTCTCttataatgaaaataattggATATCTTGTCACTTTCAAGTACAATCTTGTTCTcttgttctttttcttcttggtGATTCAATTTCATGTAAGCTTCATTCTTAATTTTTGCTTTAATCTTCCCTCAATTCTTTTCAAATTTCTCAAGATAAATAAAGGGTTACAGTTTCaacttttttacttttttgttaTGCGTGATGGTAGGTCATCAAAAGCTATCGGAGATTTCAAGTTTAGCTTCCAAGAAAGGTGCATTTGTTGTTGattcaataattaattaaggatCAATTTGTGTAAAATAGAGttagcaaaaaaaaaagttaattaataaagaaagaaaataaaaaggatataaaaaattataatttctaacgTGGCGATACGTAGCGCCAATGTGACAGCGAGTGTAATACATCACATATTGTGAGAGTGGTGTTACACATGTCCGAGTGGTACTAAATTCACTTTTTAAGTAGTAAATATGTGTAATAGGTCACCGTTTATGCGTGTAACTGACTTTTTGGAACAAGTTCAATGGAAACTTTAATTCTTTTCCCTTCACTAAATTGATGTTCATTCCAACAGAATTAATTCTCAGTTTTTCTCCATCGTGCTAGAAATAGGTATCATACGCATTTGATGAAGGAGATCTCTTCTGGTTGCTTTGTAGTCAATATACGTACCTTAGTTAATTATCTCTAACCTAGAAATTGATACATCCCGCTTCTAAAAGTACAACAACATTTTCAGTGTAATCTCATAAATAAGgtttgaaaaaaatgatgtaTACGCAGATCTTGTGAAGATATGAAAGATTATTTTTGATTTACCCTCTGTTTTTAAATTGTCAGCACATCTTCAAAGATCATGGAATTGTGTACCTCTTATAGATGTAAAAATCCCACGCATTTGGAGTATGTTCAAGAGTAAAAGAGACTAGACAAAGAATTGGCAGAACGCAGAAGCATCgaagaagtttcttggattatgGAACACCCAATATAATTATCAAAACCGTACTCCGTGACAAATCTAATTACTTGTCGGAAAGCCAATCTAACTATTTTGGAAGTATCAAACCGCAGTCCGCGACACTCATCATATTTAGATTTCAAAATCTCATTTAAAAACTTAAACTGCTAAAGAGGTGAAATTTAGTAgacttgaaatatattttgaccCATTCGATCGGCCTGGGCTAGACCGATATTTGCCACAGTACGCGTTGGTCTGGCAAAATGAAAAACAGGTTGCTTCCATTTTTACACAACTCCGATCCCTCTTACTATAAGAAGATTCTAAACGGTACATCGTTATCCTATACTTACACTCCAACAATAAGAACTTTCTAGGAAAGTTCACAAATCTTCATTTGCCAATTGTAAGTAATACGTGCTTTATCCAAGTCTCCCTTTATGCAGTTATAAATAAGCCAATCTTCCTAGCTAGACATAAcaagaggaaaagaaaaaaccAATATTAAttagccaaaaaaataataatatatctatCGATCGATCGAGGAAGAAAAGATGATAGTGGAGATTGAGGAAGTGAGCAGCTGCGAAGCACTGCCTCTTCTTTCACTAAACCATGTGTCCTTGTTGGTGAAAGATGTGTGGAATTCTGTGCGCTTCTACGAAGATGTCTTGGGCTTTTGCCTTGTTAAACGCCcttcttctttcaacttccaTGGAGCCTGGTAATTCAACGCAAACATATGCATGCTTTGTGTTTTAATACAAGTATATTAATTGATCTACGTCAACACAAAATCTAATCTTGTTGTGCACCCATTTCAATCACTTAAACTGGtacattttaaatttgaaagagTTTAGGTGTCCAATAAATTGTATCCTTAATTCAGGTGTCTGATAAAAAATTCTAATAACTTTAAGTAGTCTCATATGCATTCAGCCTTACTTGTTTATCATGAGAGAATTCTACTAAAACATGCATGTCCATATACTACTCCTATAATTACTAGTATACTCCTACacaataactttaatttattttgtaacCTTTTTTTTGGTAAGGTTGTACAACTATGGAGTCGGTATTCACTTGCTTGAGAACAATGATATGGAGGATTACGATGCCATCAATGAACCTCGACCCATTAATCCCAAGGATAACCACATTTCCTTCCAGGTAAATTAACTTTCATCCTTAAATCAGAGGCAGATGATCAtgtaatatgtgtttagccgAATCAAACAATTAACACTACAAAATTTCAATGTGCTAAATTATATGAACCCATAATTTCCggggaaaaaaaaaaagaaacgcTCACTATAACACTACAACAAAAGAGACATTTAGTGACGATCATTTTTTTTAGCAGCAATTGAGTTAATGTTATCACATTCTAATGTCTTGGACCTGTCTCTAGATTTGTTCTTAAACGGAACTTAATTTGAAGTAGTTGTTTCAATTGTTCCGATTTTCTAACATGTGTACACTATATATATGGAATTGCAATTAGCAGTGTAGTGATGTTGTGGTGGTGAAGAGGAGGTTGGAGGAAATGGGAATGAGGTACGTGACTGCAGTTGTGGAGGAAGAAGGGATGAAGGTGGATCAAGTGTTTTTCCATGACCCTGATGGCTACATGATTGAAATATGCAACTGTGACAATCTTCCAATCCTGCCTATCTCTTCAAGCTGCCCACTCAAGCCCCACAGCTATTATAACAAAATGATAGCCCCCAATTATGGCTGTGGTTTCATGGAGAATGAGATGATGGAGAACTTAAGCATGAACATGCTCAACTTTTCTTTCTAAACATGAATACTAGTTTGAAATATGTGTGTGATTGATAAAATTCTTATCATTTGTTTAATTAAGTGGCTTTTCCACAAGTTCGTATGTTTAAGTTTGCCTGGCTACCTACACAAGCTAAAGCTTGAATAATTgatgtaattttattttcaaactaTATATAGTTTGAATATGtgcaattatatatatttatttattttcaaatggATTTGTTGCTTATAATATGTGAttaactttttcttcttctgtttTTTGCAACTAAAACTGCGATtacatttgtatatatatagtttacACTTCACACCATCTTAAAAAGTGAGGAATTGGGCAAGTTTAAAGTAATGCATCCAAGAAATATGATTGAAACTTTCTAAACCCGCCAGTTTAATTTCAATGTACAACCCAAAGTCTTTTGGGTCGGAAGGGGTGTGGGACTAGGGGGTGTTGAAACCCAACAAcagacaacaacaacatatttgtAACATTGTGAGCTTATTGCCTCTTTCATGATGTTTTAGTTGCCCACTTAGGATGAGCCATTAATGCATATATATTTGAGACCCTTATGAGTTATGTCTTAGCTTGCTTCACAACAATCCAAACTTTAATAGATGAAACTAGAATGATCGGGTTTAGCTTAAGTACattaacaaaataagaaaaaaatatattataaattacttgAGAAACTAATTACAAATTAAGTAAATATTCATAATAAGTgatctcttcttcaattttcagcATAACTTCTTTCTTATTGTATTTGTTTTACATGcttattttttatatactttTATTTGAGTTGAGAGTTTATCGAAAATAATCTCTACATTTACAAGACGGGATTTAGATTTTATACACTCCACTTTTTTACCTACTTTACTTATGAAAttacattaaatattttaatattgtattCAGATAATGATATTCTCGATCGATCgaatttcattcttttttaCTACAGTGGAGCTTTCGAAGCTAATTACGCTATCACTAATCAAAATAACTAAGTGGGCATCTGAATATAAAAATTGTGATATTTGAACAAAAAGTGGTATTTTAAACTCCTTTTTGGGGAGCTCCCATTTAACCATTTTTCGTTTAATAAAATCATGTCCAAGCGAACTGTTAACCGACAGggaaattaattaagtatgaataTCGTGAGTAGTAGCCTAGTAGGAGCCACGTGAAAAAACTTGACAAAATTAGAAGCATTAGCGGACCAAACTTTGATCAATCGACAAATCATTGGGATGCAAAAACAAAATTCACGTACGGTTAGTTGAAAATGAAAAGACATAAAAGGGCACGTGGCGTAATCACAGACCTCAGAGGGTGGCTTATACATTAAAATAAAATCCAAAATGATGAAAATGGAGAAGCAATAACTGAAAAGACAAgactcattaaaatattaaatttgatgGGGCAGGTCTAAGATATGTAACTGGTGGTTCATATTTCTCCAATTGGAATTTTCATGGCCACCCTCTTTAATCTTGTGGCTCTCGTGTATTCCTTGTATTGAATGTTGATGCCagtatatatttttctttttaggctttttatatattttttttaaaattttccctTAATAGATCATGGTGCTATTTATGGTCTGATTTTCTAAACCCCAgtcaataagaaaaaaaatatcttaactTACTATCAATTAGTCCAACCTTCATCAACACCCACAAAAATACTCTCTCCGTTCACCTTACACATTCATTTTAAATTTCGCAcgtttcttaaaaaataatatttaatataaatattttattataaattataaaataagtaatttagaggataaaatagaatttttttttatcttttcttaTAGGTTAAAACTTACAAGTGACAAGTATTTAATAAAAATCTATTCTTAAAATAGCGACGGAGAAGAAGTGAATGAAAAGAATATTTACtaacataaataacaataaagaataactttttattttttatattaatgcTCCACTAATCTAAATTTGTACTAAATAaattctttttaacagaattttatCCATTCACAAATCTCGAAGGAATGGTTTAGGAAGGAAGGATCCTACCAAGACCTTTGGTTGTATGAAAAATAATTGTCTTTTTTTGGTCAATATAAATGAGTTGGTTGGTGAGTTGTATCCTGCATTGTCTCAAACTTCTGTACTATTCATCTTTTTTGAGGCTTGACAAGTTCCAGTCTTAGGGGGTTTGTTTTGTCTAAATAGAGTACTtgttttttgttaaaaataaaaataaaaaattgaagctTTCTTGATAAAGAGTATACTTGAAGGAATCTAGCTAATaatatgaggctttatatagCGTTATTATTGGGTGAGTTGTGGCAGAAATGAATTATGCGGACACTTTGTGACGTTTGTGAAAGTGCTGCAGCCATTCTTTTCTGTGCTGCAGATGAGGCTGCCCTTTGCCGTGCTTGTGACGAAAAGGTCTAATTTTACTCTCTACTTGAATCAAActtttccatttatttttcttgaaaatatgtTTTTGTGTTTTGGTTTGTTGAGCTGACAAGAATGTGTTCAGTTTTAAGAATTTATTGTTAAATCAACTTATATGTGGAAAAAGGAAGGGAAGAACAGAGAAATGACCTCATTTGTATACTGAGTTGCAAATTGCATATATTgaacataattaatatatgCTACAAGTATAGGATGGTGCTAATTAGGACTAATATTGCCTGAGATTATGTGTTTTCTCTTTTGATAAGTGAGATTATGTGTGTATTTAAAGTAATATGGTTTTCGGACTTGGTTGTACGCGCGGTTACTTGGCTGTGTAACATCAGACAGTCTTGAATTCACTTGGCCTGCTCAGGCTTGTGCATCGTTTGAGTCAGTTTAGAATAGAGAGATCATGTTGCTTTTCGTAAGTCTTGCCCACATAGGGCATCCTTTCTTTTAATCATCAAAAATCATGCTGACCTGTTATACAAATTGACATGTCTTCAGTATTCCTAATTGAATTCTGGGAATTATTGCTTCCTTCTCTTTGTTTCTAGTTTCATCGGTTCATCTTCGTTTATGTTaatagtaataatttttttcttaacctTTAGAGAGGATATTATATATCTGTATATGTTGGAAGTTTCTAATGTTTCAGATATTCCAAGTTGTTGAATTATGTGATCACCTTATCTAAAAGTTTGTGGTATTAGAGAGGATACACTTCTATTTACTTAATATCATGAACATCCCTACACGTGTGAATTATGTGATCACCTCATCCAAAAGCTGACGTTGTTAGAGAAAATACACTTCAATCTTCTTAAATTATATCTTCAATACTCTTATTTCTGATCTGGAGCATGAAAGGCCAAATCTATTGGAATGCCATCTGAACCAACTTTTTTATTGGTTTAACCAGCTAATATTGACAATCTCACTAAGAGACTTTTGATGTTTTCATTCTTGTGGACACTTCTAATCATATTCAAATTTAGTCCATAGGTTCATATGTGTAACAAGCTTGCTAGTAGACATGTGAGGGTTGGACTTGCTAAGCCCAATGATGTTCCTCGTTGCGACATATGTGAAAACTCACCTGGTTAGTCAAGCTTAAAGTACATTTTTCTCTTCAGTTATTTAGTTTCTTCTTTTGATTCCTTTCATGTTATTTTGTAATCTTGCCCTACAAAAGAGGGCCTGCAAAGTGAACTAACTATCGGTAATTTCCTTTGCATTACACGTGAAGCATTCTTTTACTGTGAGATTGATGGAAGTTCTCTCTGTCTGCAATGTGACATGATGGTACATGTTGGAGCTAAACGAACACACAGTAGATATCTCATGTTGAGGCAGAAGGTCGAGGTTGGTATTCCGTTGTATGAGTTACATGCTACTCTTGATATGTGCAATGTGTTACATATaaggtcatttttttatttgttttcctCATATAGTTTCTAGGAGACAAGTCTGGGCCTACAGAGGAATTAGCCAGGAAGACATCAGATCCTGGTGAAAACAAGAGGGAATATAGTCACTCACCAAAGCCAATGGTTGAAGACAATCAACAAAATCACAGGGTCTCTCCTGTCCTAGTTTCAGATGGGACTGCAGATGGGCGTGGCAAGAAGGAAAAAATGATCGACTTGAATGTGAAGCCAAGTCGTTTTCATGGTCAGGCATCTAATCAGGTTAGCCAATTGTAATATATCTCGGAATaacttttctatattttatcaCTAATTTCAATTTGATATAGTGCAGAGTCTTCACATTCTCTTTTTTCGTTTGAATGctaaatatttatcatatgaACTGAACTGTCTGAAAACCAATGAGCCTGTGGTCTATGTTGTGAAGTAATGGAGATAATTTTCTTCCAGTTTCATCAATTCATGTCCCTTCTTCTACTTCTCCCTTTTAGTAAGTAGAACAGATGACTTTATTCGTAATCTGGAAATTGAAATCCTTTCGGAACTAGATGGAGGTTGCTGAAATGTCTGCTGAAGAGATGTGTTTTTCTCAGTCTTATGTTTTCTTGTTAATTTGAATAGAAGGATCCTGCTTGAGTTGATGTTAACACTGTCAACTATATGCGGAACCAACTAGAATGATTCTACAATAAATATATTCACAGCACATTTCTGCTGTGCAGAACTTATAgggggaaaaaaagaaaaacttgaCAGATTGTTCTTAAAAAGGTTGATCCAATAATATTTTCCTATTTAAGTTTCTAAGCATTAATTTTAACTGATTTTTCGTTTTCCCTCAACAGGAGTAATCATCTTCAGGGATTGTTCCAGGCTACATATTTTATGAGCAAATGTTAGGAGGCGTCAAATAGACCTCATGTGGCACGCCTGTTCCACCTTTGTGCATATGAATGAAGCTCAGTAGCCCAGATTAGTAATCGAACAACCTTTGGCAACTAGTGTAAGATAAAGCGCAAGTTCTGAATGCTATGAGTTTTTGCCAGTCTCATGATCATTTTTTCCTTTAGGATTTAGTTTTGCCATTAAGACAACATTGTAGAAACTGCCTGCTGAAAGTAGTTGATGTAACTgaagttatgattatttttatggTTTCTTGCACTTGTATTATGGTTCTTTAAAAATTTTCTATTTAGAGACGGATGAAGGAGACCTACATGATCCTGTGTGGCAAGAAAGTCAGCACATGTGTTGCCTTCTCTCGTTATATGCTCCCAAGTCTTTAGCACTTCCCATTAGTACTTCTTTGCAATATGCTATAAGGGTTCTACAAGGATCATTACGCTTCGACTATTTCCTTTGCTTAACTCCCAGCACAGAAGTCAGATTATTTCTCATTATCATCTTTTTCCTATTGCATAATAAAAGTAGGACAGAAAGGACAACAGGTATTACATAgataaggatatttttgaaatcTGGCAATCTTGAATTGACAAAGTATCCATATGATGTGGCTTTTGAACCTCTTTTGATTGGGTAGTAACCTACTCTGCTTCACAAACCAGAGTTCATCTTAATTCTCTGGATGATTAAACTTCCAAAACCCTTCAGCTCAATACCATACACAACTTGATTATCGTCACAAGACAATTGGTAACACCACTAATGAGCAATAGATATGTCATATCTTTCCTGAAGAATCATCATACTCGTTGCTTTCCTCAACTCATCATTTGCTATTTGGGTCAAAGGCAAGTATTCTCCAGGAATCAGGATACAATCCTTGAGAAATACTCTCATTCTAAGTTTGGAAATTTACTTCGTATATCTGCAAATTCTGTTTCTAATTGTCTCGTTGAAAGTTAAGTTCACAACttttcaagcaatatctttcatgaaaaaacatcatcattcgAAGGTATGGGACTAACATTGGTGAAATCTGCTAACAATGCCAACAATACTGAGGTCGAATTTTCAGCTTAAGAGGAGGCTGAAACCTTTATCAATTCAGGTAAAATGTCAGACTTGATGTATCTTTTGATTGAAATTGAGTAATGATAGtatatcaaaatttgaagttaGTAATATCCCTTTTTTACATTAATAAGAGTCAGATTTGTCATTCAGTCCTCATTTGGTCGGACAGGCCTATCCTAAATAGCAGTAATTTTCGATTCCTGGTTTTAAAACATGATCGATCCTCTGCCTTTATGTGTCTTAGAAGTAGAGAGTTATTTCTTCTCTTACACTAGGATTGATTTTAACTTGAAGGAGAATATAAACCAACCGAGCGGGATGAATGTAATAAATTGCTAAAAGCACACGGTATATGAACAAAATAGTCTTGAGGAGCAGCTATAAGCATTTACGCAGTTCGATTTGGCTACATTACATGCTTCATTCATCATCACATGTCTATAGATTTTGGTAGACACTTAATAGACATATCCCTTCACGAACATTCCCTCCTTGGCCTCGTCGGACTCACCTTCACCAGTGTATTTCCCTAGCTGGGCAAGAGAGTTGGCCTTTGCTCTAACAAGCAAAGCATCCTGAGCTGCCTTCACATTTTCTGGTCTTCCACTCCAAGTCTTGAGGCATGTGTTCTGAAGGGCTCTGGCGTATGAGAACGACACGTGCCATGGGTTGGCACTTTGGTTCATGGCATTCAAGTTAAGAGTTGCCTCAACTTCAGATTGTCCACCAGACAAAAACTGTGTATTGTAAATCATGAAAAAGATTATCAGTCAAGTTCTTGGAATTATGGAAAAATATTTGATCTAGCAGATATGTAGATACTTGCCATGATTCCCGGGACAGCAGGAGGGATTCTTTGGCGGAGGAGATTGAGGGTGTAGTCAGCAACTTGCTGTGGGCTGGCCCTCTCCTTGCACTCTGCTCCAGGGGTGACCATGCTGGGCTTCAACAAGATACCTTCAAACATGACATTG
The sequence above is a segment of the Solanum dulcamara chromosome 11, daSolDulc1.2, whole genome shotgun sequence genome. Coding sequences within it:
- the LOC129872265 gene encoding B-box zinc finger protein 19-like isoform X1 yields the protein MRTLCDVCESAAAILFCAADEAALCRACDEKVHMCNKLASRHVRVGLAKPNDVPRCDICENSPAFFYCEIDGSSLCLQCDMMVHVGAKRTHSRYLMLRQKVEFLGDKSGPTEELARKTSDPGENKREYSHSPKPMVEDNQQNHRVSPVLVSDGTADGRGKKEKMIDLNVKPSRFHGQASNQE
- the LOC129874768 gene encoding glyoxylase I 4-like — encoded protein: MIVEIEEVSSCEALPLLSLNHVSLLVKDVWNSVRFYEDVLGFCLVKRPSSFNFHGAWLYNYGVGIHLLENNDMEDYDAINEPRPINPKDNHISFQCSDVVVVKRRLEEMGMRYVTAVVEEEGMKVDQVFFHDPDGYMIEICNCDNLPILPISSSCPLKPHSYYNKMIAPNYGCGFMENEMMENLSMNMLNFSF
- the LOC129872265 gene encoding B-box zinc finger protein 19-like isoform X2, whose translation is MCNKLASRHVRVGLAKPNDVPRCDICENSPAFFYCEIDGSSLCLQCDMMVHVGAKRTHSRYLMLRQKVEFLGDKSGPTEELARKTSDPGENKREYSHSPKPMVEDNQQNHRVSPVLVSDGTADGRGKKEKMIDLNVKPSRFHGQASNQE